Within the Dechloromonas denitrificans genome, the region CTGATGCAGAGCGGGATTGCGCTGGCCAATTTTTTTATGCCGAAGGCGGCGCTGGCCGAAGCAGCCGCGAGCCTGCAGCCCTCCCTGACGACGTAGAAGAAGCCATGGCCGACATCGCTGTCATCTTTCACTGGAGCCTCGAAAGCATGGCGGCGATGGATCTGCTCGAACTCGCCCAATGGCGCGAGCGTGCCCGCCTCAGATCCGGAGCCGATGAATGAGTAACGCGCTCGAACTGAAGGTTGTCTTCGCCGCGATCGACAAGTTCATCCGCCCGGTCAAGGCCATCACCGGCGCTGCCGGCGAGGCCGCCAAGGCGCTACGCGACAACACCGCGCGGATGAAGGAATACAACCGCACGATTGAGCAGATCGACGCGTTCAAGAAGGTCGAAAAGGACGCCGCCATCGCGGCTAACACCTTCGCCAAGAACCGCCGTGAAATCGATGCGCTGAAGTCGGCGATGGAACGCGTCGGCGTGCCGACCAAGGCCATGTCCGACGAAATGGCCCGGCTCGGCAAGCGCTCCGACGAACTCAAGAACAAACACCAGTCGCTACTCAATACCGAGCAGGCGTTGTTCGAGAAACTGAAAGCCGCCGGCATCGATACCAGCCGGCTCGCTGAGCACCGCCGCCAGCTGGCCAGCTCGACCGCCGAGGCCGCCAACGCCAGCCGCCGGCTACAGTCCGCGCTGGAAGCCGAAAACCAGAAGATGCGCCGCCTGCGCGCCGCCCAGGCCGACCTTGCCAAGTCTCGCGAAACCGCCGGCAAGCTGGCCATGGCCGGCGCCGGCATCAGTGCGGCCGGGGTCGCGGTTGGCGTCCCGCTCACCAAATCGCTCAAAGATTTCGGCGATTTCGAAACGGCCATGCTCGGTGTCGCCAAGCAAATGGACGGTACCCGCGACGCTAACGGAAGATTGACAAAGACCTATTGGGAGATGGCCGACGCGATCAAGGAAATATCAGAACGTCTACCGGGTAGTGCCAACGATATTGCCAAGATCGTCGAAGGCGGTGCCCGCATGGGCATCCAGGGCCGGGAAAACCTCCTTAAATACGCCGAAGCCACGGCGATCATGGCGCAGGCTTTCGATATACCGACCGAGCAGATCGGCAAGGATATGGGAACGGTCGCGCAGCTCTACAAAGTCCCCATCGCCAACATCAAGGATCTTGGCGACACCATCAACTGGCTCGATGATCAGACCTTGGCGCAGGGGGCAGACATTATCGAAGTCATGAAGCGGATCAATGGCGTAACACAACAGGCCAACATGTCCTATCGCGAGGCGGCGGCCCTCGGCTCGACTTTCTTGTCGATCGGATCGTCGGCCGAGGTTGCGGCATCGGCCACCCAGGCTATGATCCGCGAACTCGGCATCGCCAATATGCAGAGTAAACGCTTCCGGGGCGGACTCTCCATGCTAGGGCTTGATGGAAATGCCGTGCAGAAGGGCATGAGCACCAACGCCACCGGTACGCTCATCATGGTGCTGGAGAAGATCAAGGCGCTGTCCGGCGATAAGCAACTGGAAGCCACGACGCGCCTATTCGGCAAGGAATACGGCGACGACGCGGCACGGCTGGCCGAGAATCTGGACAAATACCGCGAAGCGCTCCGGCTGGTGAACGACGAAAAGGCCAAAGGATCAATGGATCGTGAACTCAGCGCATGGCAGGACACGCTCGCGGCAAGTACGGAAAACACCCGGAACACGTTCAACAATCTGTCGACCGATCTGGGGAAGTATCTGAAGGGCGCAGCAGTCGAAACCCTCGATACGACTATGCGGATAGTCAAGGCAATGCGCGACTGGTCGAAAGAACACCCGAAGCTTTCGTCGGCGCTGATAACGACGGCAAAATGGCTGACCATCGGACTGTCGGCGCTTGGTCTTCTGGCAATCGGCGCCGGCGCGGTCATCGTCCCCTTGGCAATGCTCAAGTTCTCCCTGTCCACGCTGGGCGTCACCGGCGCCGCCAACATGAGCTTGTTGAGTTTTGCCATCCGGGGCGTCGGCCTCGCCCTGAAGGCAACCGGCATCGGCCTTCTCATCTCGCTGCTGATCACCGGCGCCGTGCTCATCTACGAAAACTGGGATAAGGTGAAGGCGCTCTTCACATCCTTCCTCGATGGCGTGATTACCAAGCTCAACCGCCTCAAGGAAAACCTGCGTTACTTGATGCCAGGTATTTTCGGGGACCTCAAAGACACCCCGACGAGGGCCTCAACAACCCAAGTGATCACAGCCTCGCCGATGATCCGGCAAGTCGCGGCCGCCAATAACTATAGCTTCAACATCACCCAGGCCCCGGGTACCGACAATCGTGAACTGGCCCGCCAGATATCCGCCGAAATAGAGCGGATCGATGCCAAGAAGGCCGCTGGCCAGCGCAGCCGCCTGCGCGATCCGGAGTAAGCCATGACAAGCACCCAATCAGACTTTCATCATTCTCTTGACCGCCTAATCGCCACTAATCGAAAGAAACAGAGAGAACAGTTCCAGTATCGGAACATTTACTCGCCGACCGACTTCGCTCGAGCCTTTTGTACTGTTTCGTGCGATGCCGGCAGGATGACCGGCAAAACGGAGTTCATCCGTCGAAATTCTACGGATCGGGACGCAATCATCACATTGAACGAAGACGGTCTGTCCGCTAAATTCGCCGATTGCCGCGCCAAGATAGCAACAGCAAGGACGTTCCACCGCTTGGCAATGCAGGCGTTTCTGACAGTCTATGTCGACGATGCTTCCTATGTCTTCCAAGTCGCCGATCGAGATGAACTAATTGCCCTGTTCGCTAAAGGGTATAAAACCACATTTGTTTTTCTGGGCTGACGATGTACGGCATCCCCCAGATCCACATGCTGATGGCCCTCGGCCTCTACGTCTTCGGCATGCAGACCCTGCCCTACCAGCAGCTGCAGCGCCAGATATCATGGCGTCACCCATCGAGCAGCCGGGTCAATGCCCGGCCGGCGCGCCAGTTTGTCGGCAAGGGCGACGAAATCATCACGCTGTCCGGCGTTCTCTACCCGGAAATCACCGGCGGCCGCATCAGCCTGGCCGCGCTGGAAGCGATGGCAGACGAAGGCATGGCCTGGCCGCTGATCGAGGGAACCGGCTGGCACTACGGCCTGTTCGTCGTCGAAGAACTGGCCACCACGTCGACCGCGCTGTTCCCCGATGGCGCCGCCCGCAAGATCGAGTTTTCCATCAAGCTGGCTCGCACCGACGACGAACCGAGCCTGCTCGGCACGGTCGGCAACGATCTGCTGACGCTGCTCGATCTCAAATGAGCGATACCGCCCGGTCCGAACCGCATCCGCGCGTCGTCGTGCAGATCGTCGTCGACGGCGTCAGCCTGTCCAGCATCGTCCGCGAACGCCTGATCAATCTCACTCACACCGATAACCGCGGCTTCGAGGCCGACACCATCGAGCTGGATCTCGACGACTCGGACGGCGCGCTCGACCTGCCGCCGCGGGGTGCCGTACTCGAGCTCGCCTTCGGCTGGGCCGCTAGCGGGCTGGTCAGCAAGGGCCGCTTCACCGTCGCTGAGGTCGCGCACAACGGCACGCCGGACGTGCTCAGCTTGCGCGCCAACGCCGCCGACCTGGGCGCCGGGCTGACCACTCAGCGCGAGCGCTCATGGCACGCCACGACGGTCGGCGCCATCGTCCGCACCATCGCCGACGAAAACGGCCTGATCCCGCTACTCGGCGGCAATCTCGCCGGCCAGGCCATCGACCATCTTGACCAGACCAACGAATCGGCCGCCAACCTTCTCACCCGCATGGCGCAGCGCTTCGACGCCATCGCCACCGTCAAGGACGGGCGGCTGCTCTTCATCCCGGCCGGCGGCGGCGTCAGCGCCAGCGGCAAGCCCATCCCGGCCGTCACCATCGTCCGCCAGTCCGGCGACCGCCACCAGTTCCTGATCAGCGATCGCACCACCTACCAGGCGGTGCGCGCCACCTACAACGATGTCAATCAGGCAGTCAAAGGCGAAGTGCTGTGGGGCGACACCGAGGACAGCGCCGAACGCGGCACCCGGCCGGCGCCGGCGGCAACCCCGATCAGCGGCCAATACAAACCGCTGACCACTACATTCACCACCCGCCCCAAGGCGCTGCGCGCCGCCCGGCTGGAATGGAAGCGCCTGAAGGCCAACAAGGCCGCCCGCGCCGCCTACGTCGGCGTCAAGGCCAAATACAGCGACCGCAACCTCGGCGCCTCGGGCGAAGTCACCTACGGTCAGGCGGACGAAAACAAGAAAATCGCCGCCGCCCAGCACCAGGCGGATCGCGACGCGGCCAAGATCGGCAGCAATAACGCATTCGAGCGCAGCGCTGAAAACGTCAAGACCCTGCGCCATGTCTATGCCAACCGGACCAATGCCATCCGCGCCGCCCGGGCCGAGTGGCGCCGCCTGCAACGCGGCATGGCTACCTTCAATATCGCGCTGGCCAAGGGCGACCCGACCCTGTACCCGGAAACCCCAGCCACCGTCAGCGGCTGGAAGCCGCAGATCGACAGCACCGACTGGCTGATCATCAAGGTCACCAACACCATCGGCGCCGACGGCGGCTACACCCAGCGGCTGGACTTCGAGATCAAGGCGACGGAGATAGCTGATTAACTACACACCAATACACAAAAGTGTTTACAAGTGTGTAGCTGTGTGTATAATTGGCCGTGGCATCTAGAAAGGCTAAATATGAACTCACAAAAGCTGATCCGGATGCTGGAAGACGATGGCTGGAGACAAGCGCGTGTAGCAGGTAGTCACCATCACTTCAAACACCCGACAAAGCCGGGCCTTGTGACGGTTCCACACCCGAAGAAGGACTTGCCTGTTGGAACTGTGAACAGCATCCTGAAACAGGCCGGGCTCAAATGAGCCCGGCTTTTTCAGCAGCTGATATAGCTTTTGGAAGTACTTTTTATGGTCGTAACTTTTCTAACGGAAACAACTAGGAGATGAACATGGAATTTCCCATCGCAATCCATAAGGATGATGGGAGCGTCTACGGTGTAACTGTTCCGGACATTCCGGGCTGCCATTCATGGGGCGATTCCATCAACGAAGCAATTCGCAATGCGAAAGATGCAATCTATAGCCACATCGAGACCCTGCTTGAATTAGGTGAACAAGCGGACTTCTCGGCATCAACGATTGATGACCTGACCGGTAAGGAAGATTTCGTTGGGGCAATCTGGGCTTTGGTCGAAGTGGATTTTTCAGAACTCGACCCTAAGCCTGAGCGCGTCAACATCAGCCTTCCGCGGTTTGTTCTTCGTCGGATTGATGAGTACACAAAAGCTCACCATGAAACCCGAAGTGGTTTCCTGGCAAGGGCAGCAATGCATGCACTAGCAAGCTAATAGAGGTGATGAGAGAAAACCCAGGCCCGCCACTCGGCGGGCCTTTTTTATGCCCAGAAACCCTGAGTAACTCTGTGGATAAGACGAAAAAAAGCCCGGCGATCAAGACGATGCCGGGCTGATTGTTTTTTGGGCTCAAGTCTCTGATCGAGCCTGGCGCTTCATGCTCCAAGTATCGATGGTCGTTGCAAGCGGAACCGTCTGTCGCATGAACTCAAGAAGGTCTGGCAAGTCTCGGATTGCTACCGTCTCGACTGAGTCACCAATATCAATGCAGGCTAAGTATTTGTATTCCAAACCAGAGCGCCCTTCCGGGAATCTTTCACGGGTGTAGATCCGCACACCGAAATCGACACCATCATCATTGCCAACTCGTACTGTTGGGAAATCGGAGAAACCGGCCAAGCTACGTTCTTCAGGACAATTATCGGTCCCTTCATTTCGAAGGAAATCCGTGATCATCAGCCACCCGTTGTTGGACGAAAATTCGTGAATTAGATACATGCCACCTCCTATGGTTTCTGTAGATCGTCTTTGGTCCCCACCAACACGCCAGGGGGAAGTTGTCCGACGATCACTGGCGGGC harbors:
- a CDS encoding contractile injection system protein, VgrG/Pvc8 family, coding for MSDTARSEPHPRVVVQIVVDGVSLSSIVRERLINLTHTDNRGFEADTIELDLDDSDGALDLPPRGAVLELAFGWAASGLVSKGRFTVAEVAHNGTPDVLSLRANAADLGAGLTTQRERSWHATTVGAIVRTIADENGLIPLLGGNLAGQAIDHLDQTNESAANLLTRMAQRFDAIATVKDGRLLFIPAGGGVSASGKPIPAVTIVRQSGDRHQFLISDRTTYQAVRATYNDVNQAVKGEVLWGDTEDSAERGTRPAPAATPISGQYKPLTTTFTTRPKALRAARLEWKRLKANKAARAAYVGVKAKYSDRNLGASGEVTYGQADENKKIAAAQHQADRDAAKIGSNNAFERSAENVKTLRHVYANRTNAIRAARAEWRRLQRGMATFNIALAKGDPTLYPETPATVSGWKPQIDSTDWLIIKVTNTIGADGGYTQRLDFEIKATEIAD
- a CDS encoding GpE family phage tail protein, translated to MADIAVIFHWSLESMAAMDLLELAQWRERARLRSGADE
- a CDS encoding phage tail protein, with translation MYGIPQIHMLMALGLYVFGMQTLPYQQLQRQISWRHPSSSRVNARPARQFVGKGDEIITLSGVLYPEITGGRISLAALEAMADEGMAWPLIEGTGWHYGLFVVEELATTSTALFPDGAARKIEFSIKLARTDDEPSLLGTVGNDLLTLLDLK
- a CDS encoding phage tail tape measure protein, encoding MSNALELKVVFAAIDKFIRPVKAITGAAGEAAKALRDNTARMKEYNRTIEQIDAFKKVEKDAAIAANTFAKNRREIDALKSAMERVGVPTKAMSDEMARLGKRSDELKNKHQSLLNTEQALFEKLKAAGIDTSRLAEHRRQLASSTAEAANASRRLQSALEAENQKMRRLRAAQADLAKSRETAGKLAMAGAGISAAGVAVGVPLTKSLKDFGDFETAMLGVAKQMDGTRDANGRLTKTYWEMADAIKEISERLPGSANDIAKIVEGGARMGIQGRENLLKYAEATAIMAQAFDIPTEQIGKDMGTVAQLYKVPIANIKDLGDTINWLDDQTLAQGADIIEVMKRINGVTQQANMSYREAAALGSTFLSIGSSAEVAASATQAMIRELGIANMQSKRFRGGLSMLGLDGNAVQKGMSTNATGTLIMVLEKIKALSGDKQLEATTRLFGKEYGDDAARLAENLDKYREALRLVNDEKAKGSMDRELSAWQDTLAASTENTRNTFNNLSTDLGKYLKGAAVETLDTTMRIVKAMRDWSKEHPKLSSALITTAKWLTIGLSALGLLAIGAGAVIVPLAMLKFSLSTLGVTGAANMSLLSFAIRGVGLALKATGIGLLISLLITGAVLIYENWDKVKALFTSFLDGVITKLNRLKENLRYLMPGIFGDLKDTPTRASTTQVITASPMIRQVAAANNYSFNITQAPGTDNRELARQISAEIERIDAKKAAGQRSRLRDPE
- a CDS encoding type II toxin-antitoxin system HicB family antitoxin, translated to MEFPIAIHKDDGSVYGVTVPDIPGCHSWGDSINEAIRNAKDAIYSHIETLLELGEQADFSASTIDDLTGKEDFVGAIWALVEVDFSELDPKPERVNISLPRFVLRRIDEYTKAHHETRSGFLARAAMHALAS
- a CDS encoding type II toxin-antitoxin system HicA family toxin — protein: MNSQKLIRMLEDDGWRQARVAGSHHHFKHPTKPGLVTVPHPKKDLPVGTVNSILKQAGLK